In the Deferribacter desulfuricans SSM1 genome, TCTTAAAATTACTATTGATAACTTTGGCAACTTATTTTACTATCATGTATTAATTGATAGGAAAAAAGGGGTCTTACTATTTTTCGAAGGGGCAAATGAAGACTACTTCTGAAACTATTATTTATATCGATCCAAATGGGAATATTAGAGATAATGATTACAACATTATTGGCATTGATAATTTAAGCAATATTAAAAACTTTTCTATCGTTATAGATGATACATATTTTATATATGAAGTTGTAAAACCAAAATTCCCAAAAACAAGTAAAATCAAACTTTTAGCCAAAAACTATTTAAAAAGTATTTATCCTGAAGAGTTGCTAGAAAATTTATATATTTTAAATTTACCTGACAAATCAATTATAGTTATACCTTTGCAAGAGTTCATCACATTACTGCAAAATTTTCAGAAACTATTTGATAAAGCAAAAAAAATAAGCACACCTGCTCTAGAATGTTTAAATCAAGGAGAAAAAACTGAAATCGAAACAGAGAAATTCATCATCAAAATTGATGATTCTATCGAGTATAAACAAAAAAATAACAATATACCTAAAGATGAAGAAATAAAAATAGAATCAGTAACATTAAATATATTCAAAGAAAACTCTTACCTTAAAAATTTTAAAGATTTATTACTCCCAATAGTTACTACAATTATTTGTTTCATATTGCTAAATATTGGATATTACTTTGACTTAAAAATCTACAAAGAAAAATACCATTATATTAATAACAAACTTATAGAACTATACAAACAAGCTGGAGTATATGGAGATTATGATCCTTACGGTAAATTACTTTATAAAGCTCAAAAAAACAGAAAACTCAATAACCAGAAGATATTGCCAGTCCTTTACAAAATCACAAAATCATTTGGAAAAATTGGGACAATAGAGAGCCTTTCTTATAAAGGAAATTCTTTTTTTATAGATGGCACTACTTTAGACTTTAAAGCTTTAGATAATATAAAAAATAATCTAAATAAGAATTTCAATAAAGATATAAATATAATAAACACTAAATTAGAAGATAATAGAGTAAAATTTACGCTAAAGGTGAATTTGTAAATGAAATTTAATGCCAACAAAGAAAAAATATATATCTTGATTATTATAATTGGCTTGATTTTTATTATTTATAATTGGAACATCTCTTATTACAAAAACAAAACGGAACAATTAAAAAAAGAAACAGAAACTCTCAAAGAAAAATACTCTAAGGTAGCAGATTTAATTCGGCAAACAAAATCCTCAAAAAACCTAAAAAAAGTAAACAAAAGTTTACTAGTCTTTATACAGGAAACAACTAATTCGTTGAACTTATCAGATAAAATAAGCTCTTTAAAACCGCAAACTACACAAAATAATATCGAAAGTGTTAGCTTAAGAATAGAGCAGCTAAATTTAAATGAAATTATTAAAGTGTTACAATATCTTGATCAATTTGAAAACATAAGCATTACAAAACTCAATATAAATAAAAGATTTGATGATAATACTCTTGCAGACTTGACATTAGAAGTAGTAAAACAATGAAAAAGTTTTTATATTATACAGCTTTTTTTATAATTGTTTTATTGTTAAACCTTTATGTTCATTTCCCTTATCAAACAGTGGCTGATTATTACTTAAAGCAAACTATTAAAACTTACAATTTACCAATCAATTATAAAACTATAAAAGGAAATGCATTTAAAACAGAAATTACTAATATATCAATTGATAATCTTGAAATAAAAGAAGTTATTATCCACCACAATATTTTAAATTTGATTAAAAGAAAAATCCCTTACTTCGTAAATGATGAAAAAATAAAAATAAATGGTGAAATCAGTAAAAATATAATCAATTTTCAAATAAACTCAGAGCTTGAAAAATTAAGTAGATTGTTTGAAACAGACACCCCTATTTCAGGAAAATTAACTGTTAAAGGTACTTATAATTTTAAAAATAATAAGCTAACTTCAACAGTTTATATTTCAAACTTAAATATTTCTATACAAAAATTTAATTATTCTTTTGATAAAATCACTGCTGAAATAAAGAACAATAAAAACAGACTTGAAATCGTAAAAATCAATTCGACAGGTAAAAATAAAATCGATTTAAAAGGGTATGTATTAATAAATCCTAAAAAATTAGAATTTAGCAGATTAAATTTAAAAGGTAGTTTATCCCAAAACAGGTTAAAAATAAATTTTAGAGCAACAGGAACCATTTCGAATCCACGAATAAGATTTTAAAAATATAAGTTAAAGACTTTGTATTTTAACAGTTTCTTAATACTCTAGATTGCTTCCCCCGCCATTAAGCTTCAAATACTCAAAATTATATATACTATACACACTAAAAGTTTTAAATTTAAAATTTACTGCAAAATGGCGGGGTCGCAATGACGGCATTTTGGGTCATTGCAAGGCAACAAAAGTTGCCGAAGCAATCTCAATATTAAAATAATTATATTTCATTTGAACTTTAAACATTGAACGATGAACATAGAACTTTGAACTTATAAAATTGCGAAGAGCGAAAGCGACGAAGCAATCTTAAAATATTATTTTGCTGTATCAACTTTTTTATCAAAGTAGTAGTAAATATTATCTTCATCAATTTCTCTTTTTAACATTTTATATTTTTCATTTTCATTCACCACTTTTGCTATTGTTATGATAGGATTACCATTTTCATAAAACACTCCATATTTATAAGTAAGCTCTTTATCACACTCAGCTTTTTCTGGAAGTTTTTCAATTGAGTATTTATTAGTGTCAATAAACCTTTTATTCCCATCAATATCAAAAAGTATATATCCATTATCGGTTTTACACGCTTTTAACTTTGGTCTATTTAAAAAAATCTCTTTAAAGTAAACTTTTTTACCTAAATCCGCATATTTCAACATATTATTACTTTTAAAAAAATATATCTCATTATCACTCATTATCTTATTCACAGAATCGTGCAACTTATCAAAAAAAGAGAATACTTTTTTATTATCAAAACAAAAGATAGGATAATCACCCTTTTTTAAAGGATAACATATTTTGGCATTATCTAAATAATCTCCATATTGAAGTTTATAATATTTCTTATTTTTCTCTAAAATGATACAATCATTAAAAAAATAAACTTCTTCAAAATCTACCTTAACTGGATTGCCAATTATTTTATTATCAATATCCACAACAACCAGCTCATTATCACTATTTAACAAATACAGTTTTCTGTTAAAAATTTTGCCTTGCTCTATTTTTTTAAATAGATAGCCAGATAAAATCTCTTTACCTGTTACATCTAAAACCCTGAAATGTCGATTTAGAAACAACAATATAAAAGAATTATCAAAATCATACTGATAACTTGCAGCATCTATTTTCCCAATTTTACCGCATTGCCTTTTGTCATAAATATCAATCCTATTTTGATAGATAAGATAAATATAATTACCAGAAACTCTAATTTCTTTTGCATTATCTTCAACTAAAAGTTCATAACAATTCTTAATATTTGTTTTAACAACACTATTTTTTAAAATAAATATCTCATTATTTAAGATATAAAAATCCGTCACATTATCAGAAACCGTTTTTACGGAATATATTCTTTTAAAATGAACCACTCCATTTAAAATAAAATCACTTTTTGGCATATTACTTTCAAATTTTAACAGGTTATCCTCTTTTTCATTCAAGTTTTTAAAAATTTTTACAACTTTTGTGTCAGTATTACTGCTTAACATACTTTTATTTTTTGTAGAACAAGATAATAAAACAATTAAAATTATTACAAACAAACATTTAATGCTAATTTTTCCCTTAAAATAAAAAACTTCCTTTATTTTGAAAAAATTCATATTACTCATTATATATATCCAGTTTATTTAACAAAAAAAACACTCTTAAAAATCAGTCTACCTCTTTTAAGTTAACATAAAGTTGGAAAAATTCAAACATTAATCCATTGACAAAATATAGTAATAAACAATCTTAAAGAATGAAACTAAATAGGAGGAAAGGTTATAGGAAGAAAAGTATTGATTACAGGAGCAAGTAAAGGGATAGGATTGAGTTTAGCAAAATTACTACTTAAAAAAGGGGACACACTGGTTTTAACCGCTAGGACAATGGAAAGTTCCCCTCATCTTAAAGAATTAGAAGAAATTTCTAATAATTTTTACACAATTAACGCAGATTTATCAAAAGCAGAGGATATTGAAAAAGTTTACAACTTCACTAAAGAAAAAATAGGAAGTATTGATATCTTAGTTAATAATGCTGGTAGGGGTATCTATGCACCCTTAGGTACAGAAACAGCTAAATCGATAAAAGAAATTTTAGATTTAAATGTTTTTGCCCCCATTTATTTGACAAACCTTTTTGCAGAAGATTTAGTTGCAAATAAAGGGACTATTGTAAATATAGCTTCTGTTGCAGGTAGAAAAGGTTTTGCAGGATTATCAACCTATTGTGCTTCAAAATGGGCTGTTGTAGGATTTGCTGAAAGTGTAAGAGATGAACTGCACTCAAAAGGTGTCAGAGTAATTACAATAGAGCCAGGGCTTGTTGATACCGAATGGGGTGAAAATTTACCAGAACAGTTTATCAATTATAAAAAATCTGTAGATATGCTTACACCTGATGATGTTGCAAATCTTATAGCTTATGCTGTCGATGCCCCATCACATGTTTCTCTAAATGAAGTATTAATTAGACCAACTAATCAACCTAGATAAAAAAAATGGGGGAAATCCCCCCTTTACTTATCCTTCTTTTTTAAAGGAATCATCTTTAAATTTTTAAGATGATCTGTATTTATGCGAATCTGTTTTAAGATAGCATTTTTCTCAGATTCTTTTTCTATATGTTTACCCTCGAGCAAATCATATCTGATTGCATTTGAAAGCTCAGATAAAATATCAAAGATTTCGTCAACATCTTTGCCAACTATTTTATTATCTTGTGATGCATCATTAAAAATATCTATAAATTTCCCAAAAATACTCAGCACATCTTTTGATGCAATTGTTGCTAATTTTTGATTGATAAGTTTTAACTTTATTATATCAGAATCTGTTAAATCCTGTTTCATAAAAACATCTTCTAAATATTTAAATAATTCGTTATAAATATCAGCTTTAAACTCAAATAATTTCAAATTTTCTTCTTTTAAAAGCTCAACCTCTGTCTGCTTGTTTAATAAAATAGCGGTAATCAGTATGGTAACAATTGTACCTAAAAATACAGCAACTATTTCTTGGGAATAAGGAAAATCATTATTTAAATAGTAAAGTTCTCTTATTAGAAAATACGAAGAAATTGTAAGTATTATTGCTAAAATTGTTAATATTAGATTTTTATTATTTAACTTCATAATAATAAATATTTATCATTTAGTTAATTGAAAATCAATTAAAATAATTTTAGAAAATCTCTTTGTGAAAGTTTGTATTAAATCATTTAAAGTCTTTGCAACACTCTTCATTAAATGTTCGTATATGTTGCTCAATGGATCAACTTTTTGTGTATAGTATTTGCATATATAATCTTAAATAAAAGATATATTTGAAGCTTAATGGCGGGAGAAGCAATCTCAAAATGCTACTTTTTCGTTGCACAACATCTTCTGTTAATTTAAAAATATTACTGGTAAAATCAAAAATATTTGCTATAATTACATCGGAAGTTACATTAACGATGTTTAGAAAAACGATTAAAGAACAAATATTTGACCCATTCTCCCATTTTCTAAAAAAAGAATCCTCAAGTAGTATTTTAATGTTCTTATCTATGGTTGTTGCAATATTTCTTGCAAATTCTAAATTTGCCGAGTGGTATCACAACTTATGGGCGCAAAAGGCTGGATTTACCTTTGGAAATTTCAGTTTATACAAGCCATTACTTTTATGGATAAACGATGGTCTAATGGCTATATTCTTTCTTGTTATAGGGCTTGAGATAAAAAGG is a window encoding:
- the gspM gene encoding type II secretion system protein GspM, with the translated sequence MKFNANKEKIYILIIIIGLIFIIYNWNISYYKNKTEQLKKETETLKEKYSKVADLIRQTKSSKNLKKVNKSLLVFIQETTNSLNLSDKISSLKPQTTQNNIESVSLRIEQLNLNEIIKVLQYLDQFENISITKLNINKRFDDNTLADLTLEVVKQ
- a CDS encoding SDR family oxidoreductase, which encodes MITGASKGIGLSLAKLLLKKGDTLVLTARTMESSPHLKELEEISNNFYTINADLSKAEDIEKVYNFTKEKIGSIDILVNNAGRGIYAPLGTETAKSIKEILDLNVFAPIYLTNLFAEDLVANKGTIVNIASVAGRKGFAGLSTYCASKWAVVGFAESVRDELHSKGVRVITIEPGLVDTEWGENLPEQFINYKKSVDMLTPDDVANLIAYAVDAPSHVSLNEVLIRPTNQPR